TTTCGCTGGCGACCAACTCCCACTCTTTAATTCGACTAATTTTTATGTTTAATCTGAATAACTTTCTTCGCCCACATATTCTCTCGTTGACGCCTTATTCATCGGCTCGCGACGAGTATACGGGTACGATCGGCGTGTTTCTGGATGCTAATGAAAACCCAATTGGCTCGACGACCAATGCCGGTGATTACAACCGCTATCCTGACCCCCACCAATGGGCAATCAAGCAGCGATTGGCACCAATTAAAGGTGTTCGAGTGGAGCAGATTTTTCTGGGAAACGGTTCCGATGAACCCATCGATCTGTTAGTGCGGGCTACCTGTGTACCCGGCAAGGATAACATACTGATTATGCCGCCTACCTATGGGATGTACGAGGTGTCGGCAGCCGTGAATGATGTCGCCCTGATCAAAGTGCCGCTCACGCCCGATTATCAGGTCGATACGGAGGCTGTGCTGGCAGCTATTACAGAGAATACGAAGCTGATCTGGTTGTGTTCGCCCAACAATCCGTCGGGTAATCTGCTACAGGCCGATGCCATCCGTCGGATTCTGGAAGCAGCCGACCATTCGCTGGTGATTGTCGATGAGGCTTATATCGATTTCGCTAATACGCCTTCCTGGACAACCCAACTGGATACCTATCCGAATCTGGTGGTATTGCAAACTTTCTCGAAAGCCTGGGGACTAGCAGCTTTGCGGCTGGGTATGTGCTTTGCGTCGGAAGAGTTGATTCAGATCCTAAACAAGATTAAACCTCCGTACAATATTTCGGCACCTACGCAGGCACTGGCACTGGAAGCGCTCTTGCAGGCATCAAGAAAGGACGAAATGGTCGCTCAAATTTTGAGCGACAGGCAGGTTTTGGCCGAAAAACTACGTTCTTTGCCCTCCGTACGGATAGTCCATCCATCCGATGCCAACTTCCTGCTCGTTCAGTTTGACGATGCCAAACAGGTGTTCGACTATCTGATCGAACAACAGGTTATTGTTCGTGATCGGTCGAAGGTGAAGCTCTGCGAAGGCTGCCTGCGCATTTCGGTTGGTACACACGAGGAAAACGAACGGCTGCTTGAGGTGCTTTGGCAAATGAATGGTAACCCTATTCTATCGGAGCTTCC
This window of the Spirosoma aerolatum genome carries:
- the hisC gene encoding histidinol-phosphate transaminase — translated: MFNLNNFLRPHILSLTPYSSARDEYTGTIGVFLDANENPIGSTTNAGDYNRYPDPHQWAIKQRLAPIKGVRVEQIFLGNGSDEPIDLLVRATCVPGKDNILIMPPTYGMYEVSAAVNDVALIKVPLTPDYQVDTEAVLAAITENTKLIWLCSPNNPSGNLLQADAIRRILEAADHSLVIVDEAYIDFANTPSWTTQLDTYPNLVVLQTFSKAWGLAALRLGMCFASEELIQILNKIKPPYNISAPTQALALEALLQASRKDEMVAQILSDRQVLAEKLRSLPSVRIVHPSDANFLLVQFDDAKQVFDYLIEQQVIVRDRSKVKLCEGCLRISVGTHEENERLLEVLWQMNGNPILSELPVING